A DNA window from Deltaproteobacteria bacterium contains the following coding sequences:
- a CDS encoding cytochrome c biogenesis protein ResB produces the protein MGDKIDETAREAASRGAFQALGQKIWAFFNSLKLTLFVLITLAVVSIIGTVVQQGQPPEQYVMEYGERWAAVITALNLNDMYHSTWFIALLALLAMNVVVCTLERFPPKWKAVLGEKSFDAKVLSRLSNRRTVAFAGGVDEACDAAVAALKARRYRFKVIETGEGRGIYAWKGVIGRFGSDLTHVSLIVILVGAIVGSFYGYKDFKSILVGGVVRIPNADFSLRLDKFWIDYYDTGQIRQYNSLLTVMEDGREVLQKQIWVNEPLTYKGISFYQSSYGMAWNRISEAELMLKKKDKEEFEPPFKVKWFEKTAVPGTDYEVRLVEYVADFAFDEKLKVVYSKSPEARNPAARVEIYRGGRLVASPWLFFNYPGLFSTIPETEDDLVFAGFRQVPYSGISINKDPGANIVWVGTAIMGLGFYLAFFVYHRRLWVEVRPAPSGAEIRLGGLVNKNRFVMERELNEIAGALEAGGRGSSSEV, from the coding sequence GGCACGGTCGTGCAGCAGGGGCAGCCGCCGGAGCAGTACGTCATGGAGTACGGCGAGCGGTGGGCCGCCGTCATAACGGCGCTCAACCTCAACGACATGTACCACTCCACGTGGTTCATCGCGTTGCTGGCGCTGCTCGCCATGAACGTCGTGGTCTGCACCCTCGAGCGATTCCCGCCCAAGTGGAAGGCCGTGCTCGGCGAGAAGAGTTTCGACGCCAAGGTCCTCTCCAGGCTCTCCAACCGCCGGACCGTCGCCTTCGCCGGCGGCGTGGACGAGGCCTGCGACGCCGCTGTGGCGGCGCTCAAGGCCAGGCGCTACCGCTTCAAGGTCATCGAGACCGGCGAGGGCCGCGGCATCTACGCCTGGAAGGGGGTCATCGGACGCTTCGGCTCGGACCTCACCCACGTAAGCCTCATCGTCATCCTCGTGGGCGCCATAGTCGGAAGCTTCTACGGATACAAGGACTTCAAGTCCATACTCGTGGGCGGGGTGGTGCGCATACCGAACGCCGACTTCTCGCTGCGGCTCGACAAGTTCTGGATCGACTACTACGACACGGGCCAGATAAGGCAGTACAACAGCCTGCTCACCGTCATGGAGGACGGCAGGGAAGTCCTCCAGAAGCAGATATGGGTCAACGAGCCCCTCACCTACAAGGGCATAAGCTTCTACCAGTCGAGCTACGGCATGGCATGGAACAGGATAAGCGAGGCCGAGCTCATGCTCAAGAAGAAGGACAAGGAGGAGTTCGAGCCGCCCTTCAAGGTCAAGTGGTTCGAGAAGACGGCCGTGCCGGGCACGGACTACGAGGTCCGGCTCGTCGAGTACGTTGCCGACTTCGCCTTCGATGAAAAGCTCAAGGTCGTCTACTCCAAGAGCCCCGAGGCCCGCAACCCGGCCGCCCGCGTCGAGATATACCGCGGCGGCAGGCTCGTTGCCTCGCCGTGGCTCTTCTTCAACTATCCCGGACTCTTCTCCACCATACCGGAGACGGAAGACGACCTCGTCTTCGCCGGTTTCAGGCAGGTGCCCTATTCCGGCATCTCCATAAACAAGGACCCCGGCGCGAACATCGTGTGGGTCGGAACGGCCATAATGGGACTGGGCTTCTACCTGGCCTTCTTCGTCTACCACAGGCGCCTGTGGGTCGAGGTGAGACCCGCGCCGTCGGGGGCGGAGATAAGGCTCGGCGGGCTTGTGAACAAGAACAGGTTCGTCATGGAAAGGGAGCTCAACGAGATAGCCGGGGCGCTCGAGGCGGGCGGCCGGGGGTCTTCGTCGGAGGTATAG
- the ccsB gene encoding c-type cytochrome biogenesis protein CcsB, whose amino-acid sequence MPLVIMSLMFFTMSFAFYALTAVFYIAYVVFRKRWIGQAATSMTYVSLFSITMVLIFRASESGHAPFSNLFESMVLFVWAMTIGYLVMERKYRMKVMGSVVMTLAVVAMLSASLLPYRFKSVEPLNPALQNKWKWMVNLLAPLDLQQFAIGWLDFHVFTTFIGYAAFAISFGLSVMYLVKSRFEKRGRNFLLDIFPDTNMLDELAYRTIAWGFPFLAVGIVSGAIWADYAWGTYWSWDPKETWSLITWFIYAAYLHARVTRGWRGRKAAWLSIAGFAAVVFLYWGVSFVLPGLHAYA is encoded by the coding sequence ATGCCGCTGGTGATAATGTCGCTCATGTTCTTTACCATGTCGTTCGCGTTCTACGCGCTGACGGCTGTCTTCTACATAGCCTACGTGGTCTTCAGGAAGCGCTGGATAGGACAGGCGGCCACGTCCATGACCTATGTCTCGCTCTTTTCCATCACCATGGTCCTCATCTTCAGGGCCTCGGAGTCGGGGCACGCGCCGTTCTCGAACCTCTTCGAGTCCATGGTGCTCTTTGTCTGGGCCATGACCATAGGCTACCTCGTCATGGAGCGCAAGTACAGGATGAAGGTCATGGGCTCGGTGGTCATGACCCTTGCGGTGGTGGCCATGCTTTCCGCCTCGCTGCTGCCCTACAGGTTCAAGAGCGTGGAGCCTCTCAACCCGGCGCTCCAGAACAAGTGGAAGTGGATGGTCAATCTCCTTGCGCCGCTGGACCTCCAGCAGTTCGCCATAGGCTGGCTCGACTTCCACGTCTTCACGACCTTCATCGGCTACGCCGCCTTCGCCATAAGCTTCGGCCTCAGCGTCATGTACCTCGTCAAGAGCCGTTTCGAGAAGAGGGGCAGGAATTTCCTGCTCGACATCTTCCCCGACACGAACATGCTCGACGAGCTCGCCTACAGGACCATAGCCTGGGGCTTTCCGTTCCTCGCCGTGGGCATCGTCTCCGGGGCGATCTGGGCCGATTACGCCTGGGGCACCTACTGGAGCTGGGACCCCAAGGAGACGTGGTCGCTCATAACGTGGTTCATCTACGCCGCCTACCTCCACGCCAGGGTCACGAGGGGGTGGCGCGGCAGGAAGGCCGCCTGGCTCTCCATAGCGGGCTTCGCCGCCGTCGTCTTCCTCTACTGGGGGGTGAGCTTCGTCCTCCCCGGCCTCCACGCCTACGCCTGA